One Paraburkholderia sp. HP33-1 genomic region harbors:
- a CDS encoding ABC transporter substrate-binding protein codes for MFKRRLIGIVVGVGALVGGSCLAYADEPYIPLISKGFQHQFWQAVKSGAEQSAQANSVRITFEGPETEAMVDKQIDMLSAALAKKPQALGIAALDSKAAIPLLKRAQNDKIPVIAFDSGVDSDIPLTTCATDNLAAAALAADKMAQLIGNSGEVAVIVHDQTSRTGIDRRDGFVNQMKSKHPSVKIVSVQYGAGDHLKSAEIAKAMIQANPNLKGIFGANEGSAEGAAIGVKESGKKLVLIGFDSGKEQKENIMSGLMAGAITQNPVGIGKCVVDSAVKALHGEKLPKKVDTGFYWYDKTNINDPKIAAVLYD; via the coding sequence ATGTTTAAGAGAAGACTAATCGGTATCGTGGTTGGTGTCGGTGCGCTCGTCGGCGGAAGTTGTCTCGCGTATGCGGACGAGCCGTATATTCCGCTGATTTCGAAGGGCTTCCAGCATCAGTTCTGGCAGGCCGTCAAATCGGGCGCCGAGCAGTCCGCGCAAGCGAACAGCGTCAGGATCACGTTCGAGGGACCGGAAACGGAAGCGATGGTCGACAAGCAGATCGACATGCTGTCGGCCGCGCTCGCGAAGAAACCGCAGGCGCTTGGTATTGCTGCGCTCGACAGCAAGGCAGCCATTCCCTTGCTCAAGCGCGCCCAGAACGACAAGATTCCCGTGATCGCATTCGACTCGGGCGTCGACAGCGACATTCCGTTGACCACCTGCGCGACGGACAACCTCGCCGCCGCCGCGCTCGCCGCCGACAAGATGGCCCAACTGATCGGCAATTCCGGCGAAGTCGCCGTGATCGTGCACGACCAGACTAGCCGCACCGGGATTGATCGCCGCGACGGATTCGTCAATCAGATGAAGTCGAAGCATCCGAGCGTCAAGATCGTGTCCGTGCAATATGGCGCCGGCGATCACCTGAAGTCCGCGGAAATCGCCAAGGCAATGATCCAGGCGAATCCGAACCTGAAAGGCATCTTCGGCGCGAACGAAGGTTCGGCGGAAGGCGCAGCGATCGGCGTCAAGGAATCGGGCAAGAAGCTTGTGCTGATCGGCTTCGACTCCGGCAAGGAACAGAAGGAGAACATCATGTCGGGCCTGATGGCCGGCGCGATTACGCAGAATCCGGTCGGTATCGGCAAATGCGTGGTCGACTCGGCGGTCAAGGCGCTGCATGGCGAGAAGCTGCCGAAGAAGGTCGATACCGGTTTCTACTGGTACGACAAGACCAATATCAACGATCCGAAGATCGCAGCGGTGCTGTACGACTAA
- a CDS encoding putative bifunctional diguanylate cyclase/phosphodiesterase has protein sequence MAFTEPRSPFFKWVVSSSQNLSPENRQILLANLFTRTASIIFASICEISVCATAYYLYPIPLYAAWGIAVVALLMARLMLIWICRTRAAQRLPTPTSAFLFASLLWSMLFGFGTLLCNISGNPTLFLLGNVCAVGVIGGLAGRNAGTPRLALMQMVFILGLLSIGAAMSPGNGKLVLLFQVPFCAAGFFTVALRSHRDTVALLLARENSHRLARQDSLTGLPNRARISELLLERTGKSSTHQDQSFAVLLIDLDGFKAINDSLGHAAGDQILQEAATRLRDLLPSGDQVGRLAGDEFVAISDGAGQLRDVRVLADRIVRTLARPFVLSEALVHIGASVGIALYPEHAKTGQQLLICADRALYSVKRSGKSAFAIFDAEKHASDESLSLLRSDLEGALKSFNGLRMEYQPIIDLNTGAVAGREALIRWTHPTRGELPPSAFIPTAERTGLILALGEWALLQSCAEAVTWRDKVIVAVNVSPVQLREDSFASTVTAILRKTRLPPTRLNLEVTETVLLNDDEVTRRNITRLRALGIGLALDDFGTGFSTMSTLVRFSFDKLKIDSSFVRESVHGRESAAVVRGIVALAREIGMPTTAEGIETQEQLNFVRVCGCTHAQGFLLGKPMCSGEIERSEAVLDARVADKAEPADL, from the coding sequence ATGGCTTTTACAGAACCCAGGTCTCCATTTTTCAAGTGGGTCGTGTCCTCCTCGCAGAACCTGAGCCCGGAAAACCGGCAGATTCTGCTGGCCAATCTGTTTACACGAACCGCCTCGATCATTTTCGCGTCGATCTGCGAAATCAGCGTTTGCGCGACCGCCTACTACCTTTATCCGATTCCGCTGTATGCCGCGTGGGGCATCGCGGTCGTCGCCTTGCTGATGGCGCGGCTTATGCTGATCTGGATATGCCGCACGCGTGCGGCGCAGCGGTTGCCCACGCCGACTTCCGCGTTTCTTTTCGCGAGTCTCTTGTGGAGCATGCTATTTGGATTCGGCACATTGCTTTGCAATATCAGCGGAAATCCCACACTTTTTCTGCTCGGAAACGTTTGCGCGGTCGGTGTGATCGGCGGATTGGCGGGACGCAATGCGGGCACGCCGCGGCTCGCGTTAATGCAGATGGTCTTTATTCTCGGCTTGCTGAGTATCGGCGCGGCGATGTCGCCTGGCAACGGCAAGCTCGTGCTGCTATTTCAGGTACCGTTTTGCGCGGCCGGTTTTTTCACGGTTGCGCTGCGCAGTCATCGCGACACCGTCGCGTTGCTGCTCGCGCGTGAAAACAGTCATCGTCTGGCTCGCCAGGACAGCCTGACCGGCTTGCCGAATCGCGCGCGTATCAGCGAGCTATTGCTCGAACGCACGGGCAAGAGTTCGACGCATCAGGATCAGTCGTTCGCGGTGCTGCTGATCGACCTTGATGGCTTCAAGGCGATCAACGACAGTCTCGGCCATGCCGCCGGCGACCAGATTCTCCAGGAAGCGGCGACCCGTTTGCGGGATCTGCTGCCGAGCGGCGATCAGGTTGGGCGGCTGGCGGGCGACGAGTTCGTCGCGATCTCGGACGGCGCCGGGCAGCTTCGCGACGTGCGCGTGCTGGCCGATCGCATCGTCAGAACGCTGGCGCGGCCGTTCGTGCTGAGCGAAGCGCTCGTGCATATCGGCGCGAGCGTCGGCATCGCGCTCTATCCCGAGCATGCAAAAACGGGCCAGCAATTGCTGATCTGCGCGGATCGTGCGTTGTATAGCGTCAAGCGCAGCGGCAAAAGCGCGTTCGCGATTTTCGATGCTGAAAAGCACGCGTCCGATGAAAGCCTGAGCCTGCTGCGCAGCGATCTGGAAGGCGCGCTGAAGTCGTTCAACGGTTTGCGCATGGAGTATCAGCCGATCATCGATCTGAATACGGGTGCGGTGGCGGGGCGCGAGGCGTTGATTCGCTGGACGCATCCGACGCGCGGCGAGTTGCCGCCGTCCGCGTTCATTCCGACCGCCGAGCGCACCGGCCTGATCCTGGCATTGGGAGAATGGGCACTATTGCAATCGTGCGCGGAGGCGGTGACCTGGCGCGACAAGGTGATCGTTGCCGTCAACGTATCGCCGGTGCAGTTGCGCGAGGATTCGTTCGCATCGACGGTGACGGCGATACTCCGGAAAACGAGGCTTCCGCCGACGCGGCTCAATCTCGAGGTCACGGAAACGGTACTGTTGAACGACGACGAAGTGACCCGCCGCAATATCACCAGGTTGCGCGCATTGGGCATCGGGCTCGCGCTCGACGATTTCGGCACCGGCTTTTCGACGATGTCGACGCTCGTGCGCTTCTCGTTCGACAAGCTGAAGATCGACAGCTCGTTCGTCCGCGAGTCCGTGCATGGGCGCGAATCGGCGGCTGTGGTGCGGGGCATCGTCGCGCTCGCGCGTGAGATCGGCATGCCGACCACGGCCGAGGGCATCGAAACCCAGGAGCAGCTCAATTTCGTGCGCGTATGCGGTTGCACGCATGCGCAGGGTTTTCTGCTCGGCAAGCCGATGTGCAGCGGAGAAATCGAGCGCAGCGAAGCGGTGCTCGACGCGCGTGTCGCCGACAAGGCCGAGCCCGCGGACCTCTGA
- a CDS encoding dienelactone hydrolase family protein — protein sequence MIIEESAMTTPGWSSPWFRRALLAFCMLASALSADVEAQVAKMEVIPFESLTLTDQEFLTGHEDGKPVTIAGELRLPRAGNERFPLVILLHGSCGPCGLVLDWEQEFLSMGVATFVVDSFTSRGIINMNNDQSQLGRLAQTEDAYRALALLAKHPRIDSSRVMLMGFSRGAQSALYASMMRFQKAHLLPSEARFAAYVAFYPPCNYSYRDDDDISAQPVRVFQGTADDYVPIEACRTYIQRLKAKGKDVQLIEYQGAGHLFDGRAYKTPLVLPQAQATLKCQWQEGENGQLYNTATRQPFSYNDPCVQRGATLAYNEKAATEARKAVAEFVAATLKPVHSP from the coding sequence GTGATTATCGAGGAATCTGCCATGACCACGCCCGGATGGTCCAGCCCCTGGTTTCGGCGAGCTCTTCTCGCTTTTTGCATGCTGGCCTCAGCACTGTCTGCAGACGTAGAAGCGCAAGTGGCCAAGATGGAAGTCATTCCGTTTGAATCATTGACCCTGACGGACCAGGAGTTCCTGACCGGACACGAAGACGGTAAGCCGGTGACTATCGCGGGTGAATTGCGCCTGCCACGTGCTGGTAACGAACGATTCCCGCTTGTCATTCTGCTTCACGGGTCATGCGGTCCGTGTGGCCTTGTCCTCGATTGGGAGCAGGAATTTCTCTCGATGGGCGTTGCGACGTTCGTCGTTGACAGCTTCACGAGTCGCGGCATCATCAACATGAATAATGACCAGTCCCAGCTTGGTCGACTCGCGCAGACGGAGGATGCCTACCGCGCCCTCGCGCTGCTGGCGAAGCATCCGCGAATCGACTCCAGCCGCGTGATGCTGATGGGCTTCTCCAGAGGCGCTCAGAGCGCCCTCTACGCTAGCATGATGCGGTTTCAGAAGGCGCACCTCTTGCCGTCAGAGGCCCGCTTTGCTGCCTACGTCGCTTTCTATCCGCCGTGCAACTATTCATACAGAGACGACGATGACATATCAGCGCAACCGGTCCGGGTATTTCAGGGAACCGCGGATGACTACGTCCCCATCGAGGCGTGCCGCACATATATCCAGAGATTGAAGGCAAAAGGAAAGGACGTGCAGCTTATTGAATATCAAGGGGCGGGGCACCTCTTTGATGGGCGGGCATATAAAACCCCTCTGGTACTTCCACAAGCGCAGGCGACGCTGAAGTGCCAGTGGCAGGAAGGGGAAAACGGGCAGCTTTACAACACCGCCACCAGACAGCCTTTCTCGTACAACGACCCTTGCGTCCAACGCGGCGCCACCCTTGCATATAACGAGAAGGCAGCCACCGAGGCGAGGAAGGCGGTTGCCGAGTTTGTTGCAGCAACGCTCAAACCTGTTCATTCTCCGTGA
- a CDS encoding purple acid phosphatase family protein: MSNRKIVKATPADEHGASIVSRRGFLKFAGVSGLATAAGALASAARGAASGAPDGTPEQIHLTWGSDPTSEVTVSWSSLAPAVNPQVRMSGTDGAERAKQTVHAVQGTYTDGINGEVVFNYHARVRDLKADTSYQYEVTADNDSNASQPFTASFRTAPRGRAPFRWTSYGDLATPNTKWVLSSPQSRFAVQAVERFQPLFHLLNGDLCYANLNPMHQPDVWRDFGNNIQTSASNRPWMPCPGNHELEFNNGEQGLASYLSRYVLPDNHTRFPGRWYSFRVGSVLFVSLDADDVVYQDAAAFVAGPAPLTPVASTGNPPIPAGTSLYVRGYSNGEQTRWLEQVLQHASHDHDVDWIIVQMHQDALSSSKTGNGSDKGIREAWLPLFDRYGVDLVLCGHDHDYERSYPVRGCNHNKGADIATGRPVDTLQPKPIMSAVSAGASTFDTSHGTIHLILGGGGTSAPLDVYGVDTGTGLPQARIFTKPNRPVPSTTAGTFVRASADAVEDAIWSAQRDTGTGYGIAVFDYDPGQPGGDTTITMNYYHAPGADQTPTPDYELFETIELKKKRRG; encoded by the coding sequence ATGTCGAACAGAAAAATCGTCAAGGCGACGCCCGCCGATGAACACGGCGCATCCATCGTTTCGCGTCGCGGGTTTCTGAAGTTCGCCGGCGTATCGGGTCTCGCGACGGCGGCGGGCGCACTCGCATCGGCCGCGCGCGGCGCGGCGAGCGGCGCACCCGATGGCACACCCGAACAGATTCACCTGACCTGGGGTAGCGACCCGACCAGCGAAGTCACGGTGTCGTGGTCGTCGCTCGCGCCCGCGGTCAATCCGCAGGTTCGCATGAGCGGCACCGACGGTGCCGAGCGCGCGAAGCAGACGGTTCACGCGGTTCAGGGCACATACACCGACGGCATCAACGGCGAGGTCGTGTTCAACTATCACGCGCGCGTGCGCGACCTGAAAGCCGACACGAGCTACCAGTACGAAGTGACGGCCGACAACGACAGCAACGCGTCGCAGCCCTTCACCGCGAGTTTTCGCACCGCACCGCGCGGCCGCGCGCCATTTCGCTGGACCAGCTATGGCGATCTCGCGACCCCGAATACGAAGTGGGTGCTGTCGTCGCCGCAAAGCCGCTTCGCCGTGCAGGCGGTCGAGCGCTTTCAGCCGCTGTTTCATCTGTTGAACGGCGACTTGTGCTATGCGAATCTGAACCCGATGCACCAGCCCGATGTGTGGCGCGACTTCGGCAACAACATCCAGACGTCGGCGTCGAACCGGCCGTGGATGCCGTGTCCCGGCAATCACGAGCTCGAATTCAACAACGGTGAGCAGGGGCTCGCGTCGTATCTGTCGCGCTACGTGCTGCCCGATAATCACACGCGTTTTCCGGGCCGCTGGTACAGCTTTCGCGTCGGCTCGGTGCTGTTCGTTTCGCTCGATGCGGACGACGTCGTCTATCAGGATGCCGCCGCGTTCGTCGCCGGCCCCGCGCCGCTGACGCCGGTCGCAAGTACCGGCAATCCGCCCATTCCGGCGGGCACGTCTCTATACGTGCGCGGCTATAGCAATGGTGAGCAGACGCGCTGGCTCGAACAGGTGCTGCAACATGCGTCGCACGATCACGACGTGGACTGGATCATCGTGCAGATGCATCAGGACGCGCTCAGTTCATCGAAGACCGGCAACGGTTCCGACAAGGGTATTCGCGAAGCGTGGCTCCCGCTGTTCGATCGCTACGGCGTGGATCTCGTGCTGTGCGGTCACGATCACGACTACGAGCGCAGCTATCCGGTGCGCGGCTGCAATCACAACAAGGGCGCCGACATCGCGACGGGACGCCCGGTCGATACGTTGCAGCCTAAGCCGATCATGTCGGCGGTATCGGCGGGCGCATCGACGTTCGATACGAGCCACGGCACGATTCACCTGATTCTCGGTGGCGGCGGCACGAGCGCGCCGCTCGACGTGTATGGCGTCGATACCGGCACCGGTCTGCCGCAGGCGCGCATTTTCACGAAACCGAATCGCCCGGTGCCGTCGACGACCGCGGGTACATTCGTGCGCGCGAGCGCCGATGCGGTCGAAGACGCGATCTGGTCTGCGCAACGCGACACCGGCACCGGCTACGGTATCGCGGTGTTCGATTACGATCCAGGACAGCCGGGTGGCGACACTACGATCACGATGAACTACTACCATGCGCCGGGCGCGGATCAGACACCGACACCGGACTATGAGCTGTTCGAGACGATCGAGTTGAAGAAGAAGCGGCGCGGGTAA
- a CDS encoding peptidyl-alpha-hydroxyglycine alpha-amidating lyase family protein, with protein MGERYESLCACCGSPEHRAMSRRTFMSLLAGSAAGLAMPSTFAADTPTVPAIAYDSIPNPVRLPNGMYFGECSGVALNSHGHIFVLSRGNSTGPAYGAAAAQLLEFAPDGRFVREIGHNLYAWSFAHAVKVDRHDNIWVTDKGSDMVIKFTPEGRVAMVFGRKQDASDEETAPLKHLNPPLPSEPGRFRQVTDVAWDKAGNTYISDGYINSRVAKVDRDGNWLKSWGDRGTGPGQFHTPHSIAVDANDHVYVADRSNRRIQVFDTEGTFLRQFTIDVPVPPDARPAIGNMPSEADLAAGTLAPGSPWAICISPGPKQVLYCADAFPGRIYKMTLDGKVLGVLGKAGKQPKQFGWIHEMACPSENVLFVAELLNWRIQKLVLHA; from the coding sequence ATGGGCGAACGATACGAGTCGTTGTGTGCGTGCTGTGGCAGTCCCGAGCATCGGGCCATGAGCCGCCGGACTTTCATGAGCCTGCTGGCGGGCAGCGCCGCCGGGCTCGCGATGCCGTCCACGTTCGCGGCGGATACACCTACCGTGCCCGCGATTGCTTATGACTCGATTCCCAATCCCGTACGTTTGCCCAACGGCATGTACTTCGGTGAATGCTCTGGCGTCGCGCTCAATTCGCATGGCCACATCTTCGTGCTTTCGCGCGGCAACTCAACCGGGCCCGCATACGGCGCGGCTGCCGCGCAACTGCTCGAGTTCGCACCCGACGGACGCTTCGTGCGCGAGATCGGCCACAACCTGTATGCGTGGTCGTTCGCGCACGCGGTGAAGGTGGACCGGCACGACAACATCTGGGTCACCGACAAAGGCTCCGACATGGTGATCAAGTTCACGCCGGAAGGACGCGTCGCGATGGTGTTTGGCCGCAAGCAGGATGCGTCGGACGAAGAGACTGCGCCGCTCAAGCATCTGAATCCGCCGCTGCCATCCGAGCCCGGACGCTTTCGTCAGGTGACCGACGTCGCGTGGGACAAGGCGGGCAACACGTATATCAGTGACGGCTATATCAATTCGCGCGTCGCGAAGGTCGATCGCGACGGCAACTGGTTGAAGTCATGGGGAGATCGCGGCACGGGTCCGGGGCAGTTTCATACGCCGCATAGCATCGCGGTCGACGCGAACGACCATGTGTATGTGGCGGATCGCAGCAACCGGCGCATCCAGGTGTTCGATACCGAGGGCACGTTCCTGCGCCAGTTCACGATCGACGTGCCGGTGCCGCCGGACGCGCGTCCCGCAATCGGCAACATGCCGAGCGAAGCGGACCTCGCGGCGGGCACGCTCGCGCCGGGCTCGCCGTGGGCGATCTGCATTTCGCCGGGACCGAAGCAGGTGCTCTATTGCGCCGACGCGTTTCCGGGCCGCATCTACAAGATGACGCTCGACGGCAAAGTGCTCGGCGTACTCGGCAAAGCGGGCAAACAGCCGAAACAGTTCGGCTGGATCCACGAGATGGCGTGTCCTTCGGAGAACGTATTATTTGTTGCCGAGTTGCTGAACTGGCGTATTCAGAAACTGGTTCTGCATGCGTGA
- a CDS encoding DUF1330 domain-containing protein, with the protein MSKGYWVSSYRKTNDPQKLAAYAQLAPAAVAAAGGKFLVRGVADETREQGVKERTVVIEFPTYEQAVAAYESEAYKEALAALGDGVERDLRIVRGTD; encoded by the coding sequence ATGAGCAAAGGTTATTGGGTGTCGTCGTACCGCAAGACAAACGACCCGCAGAAACTGGCTGCCTACGCGCAACTGGCTCCGGCCGCGGTGGCGGCTGCGGGCGGCAAGTTCCTCGTTCGCGGCGTGGCGGACGAGACGCGCGAGCAGGGCGTGAAGGAGCGCACGGTCGTGATCGAGTTCCCGACGTACGAGCAGGCCGTCGCCGCTTACGAAAGCGAGGCGTACAAGGAGGCGCTGGCCGCGTTGGGCGATGGCGTCGAGCGCGATCTGCGCATCGTGCGCGGCACCGACTAA
- a CDS encoding carbohydrate ABC transporter permease has protein sequence MSLSAKTKRSLWCWLALTPLVIVILFPFAVMFFTAVKPASEIFVYPARWLPVQWQWRNFVDMWDAANFGVALRNSTIISFLSTALALAVSLPAAYALARFPFRGRGLYRQFLLVTQMLSPILLVVGLFRLAAMIPWGDGNLVDSRIGVIVSYAAFNIAFAVWMLSSYFQTVPQDLEESAWLEGCSRTRAVFKVFLPLAVPAIVVTAIFTFINAWNEFAVVYTLIRSPENKTLTVQVTDMVAGKYVVEWHLVMAATLGATLPVSIVFAWLQRYMVKGLALGAVK, from the coding sequence ATGAGTCTGAGCGCGAAGACCAAACGCTCGCTGTGGTGCTGGCTCGCGCTGACGCCGCTCGTGATCGTCATACTGTTTCCGTTCGCGGTGATGTTCTTCACCGCGGTCAAGCCGGCCTCGGAGATCTTCGTCTACCCGGCGCGCTGGCTGCCGGTGCAGTGGCAGTGGCGCAACTTCGTCGACATGTGGGACGCGGCCAACTTCGGTGTTGCGCTGCGTAACAGCACGATCATCAGCTTTCTGTCCACCGCGCTCGCACTCGCGGTGAGCCTGCCTGCCGCTTACGCGCTCGCGCGCTTTCCGTTTCGCGGACGCGGCCTGTATCGGCAGTTCCTGCTCGTCACGCAGATGTTGTCACCGATCCTGCTCGTGGTCGGCCTGTTCCGGCTCGCGGCGATGATTCCGTGGGGCGACGGCAACCTGGTCGATTCGAGGATCGGCGTGATCGTGTCTTACGCAGCGTTCAATATCGCGTTCGCGGTGTGGATGCTGTCGTCGTACTTTCAGACCGTGCCGCAGGATCTCGAGGAATCCGCGTGGCTCGAAGGCTGCAGCCGCACACGCGCGGTGTTCAAGGTATTTCTGCCGCTCGCGGTGCCGGCGATCGTCGTGACCGCGATCTTCACGTTCATCAACGCGTGGAACGAGTTCGCGGTCGTCTATACGCTGATCCGCTCGCCGGAGAACAAGACGCTGACGGTGCAGGTGACCGATATGGTGGCGGGCAAGTACGTGGTCGAATGGCATCTGGTGATGGCCGCGACGTTGGGCGCGACGTTGCCGGTTTCGATCGTGTTTGCGTGGTTGCAGCGCTATATGGTGAAGGGGCTCGCGCTGGGGGCGGTGAAGTGA
- a CDS encoding carbohydrate ABC transporter permease: MSRSVSPRAHAPWLLIAPSLVLALFIISYPIFNIVWQSLHEVSRFGAIRDFTGVQNFITVFQDPVFLASVRRTIIWTVCVVGGTVLISVPVALILNQDFHGRGIARTIVMLPWSVSLTMTAVVWRWAFNDDYGMVNVTLQRLGLIGGPIHWLATPEFAFPVEIAVGILVSIPFTVTIFLGGLSSVPGDIYEAARIDGASAWQQFRQLTMPLLRPFINMAILLNVIYVFNSFPIIWVMTQGGPDNSTHILVTYLYELGFRLGRPGEAAAVSLIMLVMLFVFSIAYLRLQRAKEGVPA, from the coding sequence ATGAGCCGTTCCGTTTCTCCGCGCGCGCACGCGCCGTGGTTGCTGATCGCGCCGAGCCTCGTGCTCGCGCTGTTCATCATCAGCTATCCGATTTTTAACATCGTGTGGCAATCGCTGCACGAGGTGTCGCGCTTCGGTGCGATCCGCGATTTCACCGGTGTACAGAACTTCATCACCGTGTTCCAGGACCCGGTGTTTCTCGCATCCGTACGCCGCACGATCATCTGGACCGTGTGCGTGGTGGGCGGCACGGTGCTGATCTCAGTGCCTGTCGCGCTGATTCTGAATCAGGACTTTCACGGTCGCGGCATCGCGCGCACGATCGTGATGCTGCCGTGGTCCGTCTCGCTGACGATGACCGCCGTCGTCTGGCGCTGGGCCTTCAACGACGACTACGGCATGGTCAACGTCACGCTGCAGCGGCTCGGCCTGATCGGGGGGCCGATTCATTGGCTCGCCACGCCCGAATTCGCGTTCCCCGTCGAAATCGCAGTCGGCATTCTGGTGTCGATTCCGTTCACGGTGACGATCTTTCTCGGTGGCCTCTCTTCGGTGCCGGGCGATATCTACGAAGCGGCGCGCATCGACGGCGCGAGCGCCTGGCAGCAGTTCCGTCAATTGACGATGCCGCTGTTGCGCCCGTTCATCAACATGGCGATCCTGCTGAACGTGATCTACGTGTTCAACTCGTTTCCGATCATCTGGGTGATGACGCAAGGCGGCCCCGACAACAGCACGCACATTCTCGTCACCTATCTGTACGAACTCGGCTTCCGGCTCGGACGCCCCGGCGAAGCGGCCGCGGTTTCGCTGATCATGCTCGTGATGCTGTTCGTGTTCTCGATCGCTTATCTGCGTCTGCAACGCGCGAAAGAAGGAGTGCCGGCATGA
- a CDS encoding ABC transporter substrate-binding protein yields the protein MSLHARASLALGKVAVALAFAGIAVSAHAETVRVTVAHYSDATAPYFEKMARNFEKANPGTTIKIEDVNWDTLQQKLQTDISGGANADLAIVGTRWLLDFVKDDVAEPLDGYMDANFKARFIGPFLAPGQIGGKTYGLPIAASARALYYNKDMLAKVGYPDGPKTWNDVIDASKKLKAQGIAGFGLQGKEIETDVYYYYALWTMGGDVVGKDGKAAFDSPAGVKAATMYKQMIDQGLTQPGVTGYSREDVQNLFKQGRVAMVISAPFLAKQIKKEAPNLKYGIDPVPMGTTHATYAVTDSIVMFKNSKVKKTAWKFLDYLFTKEPRVEFTTTEGFLPTTKAEAADPAFNDPDVKAFIALLPTAHFAPTVTGWEDTAKAVTDSMQAVYLSKAQPADALKTAAAQANKSLGH from the coding sequence ATGTCGTTGCATGCCCGTGCTTCCCTCGCGCTAGGCAAAGTCGCCGTGGCGCTCGCGTTTGCAGGTATCGCCGTCTCGGCCCACGCCGAAACGGTCCGCGTGACGGTCGCGCACTACAGCGACGCGACCGCGCCGTACTTCGAGAAAATGGCCCGCAACTTCGAGAAGGCCAACCCCGGCACGACCATCAAGATCGAAGACGTGAACTGGGACACGTTGCAACAGAAGCTGCAAACGGACATCTCAGGCGGCGCCAACGCGGACCTCGCGATCGTCGGCACGCGCTGGCTCCTCGACTTCGTGAAGGACGACGTCGCCGAGCCGCTCGACGGCTATATGGACGCGAACTTCAAGGCCCGCTTCATCGGCCCGTTCCTGGCTCCCGGCCAGATCGGCGGCAAGACCTACGGCCTGCCGATCGCCGCTTCCGCGCGCGCGCTGTATTACAACAAGGACATGCTCGCGAAGGTCGGCTACCCCGACGGCCCGAAGACCTGGAACGACGTGATCGATGCATCGAAGAAGCTGAAGGCGCAAGGCATCGCCGGCTTCGGTCTGCAAGGCAAGGAAATCGAAACCGACGTCTACTATTACTACGCGCTGTGGACGATGGGCGGCGACGTGGTCGGCAAGGACGGCAAGGCCGCGTTCGATTCGCCGGCGGGCGTGAAGGCCGCGACGATGTACAAGCAGATGATCGACCAAGGGCTCACGCAACCGGGCGTCACCGGCTATAGCCGCGAAGACGTGCAGAACCTGTTCAAGCAGGGCCGCGTCGCGATGGTGATCTCCGCGCCGTTCCTCGCCAAGCAGATCAAGAAGGAAGCGCCGAACCTGAAGTACGGCATCGATCCGGTACCGATGGGCACGACGCACGCCACCTACGCGGTCACCGACTCGATCGTGATGTTCAAGAACTCGAAGGTGAAGAAGACCGCGTGGAAGTTCCTCGACTATCTGTTCACGAAGGAACCGCGCGTCGAGTTCACGACGACTGAAGGCTTCCTGCCGACCACGAAGGCCGAAGCGGCGGACCCGGCGTTCAACGATCCGGACGTCAAGGCATTCATCGCGCTGCTGCCCACGGCTCACTTCGCACCGACCGTGACCGGCTGGGAAGACACCGCGAAGGCCGTGACCGATTCGATGCAGGCGGTCTACCTGAGCAAGGCGCAACCGGCTGACGCGTTGAAGACTGCGGCTGCGCAGGCGAACAAGTCGCTCGGTCACTGA